ATGGGCTAAGTCCCCCTGACATACATTTCCAGGTACATGTTGGACAGAGTTATTTGCTGGGGGAAGTCATGGAAATATCCTCATTGGTGACCTGGATGAACTCTCAGCAACTCAGAGTATGCTCTCAGCAAGTTCCTAACAAGACCAAATTGGAGGGAATGGGTGACACACCTCAGAGCAGGACCTAAACAACAAGATGGCACGGGCAAAGttcaaacacaaacacaaaatccCACAcatgggaagggctgggacccAGCTTCCCGTCCAGCCAGGAGAACAGGACCTGGAGGTTTTGGTGGGCAGCaaactgaacatgagccagcagcaggacctTGCGGTGAATAAGGTCAATCACATATCGGCCTGTGTtagcaaaagcaaagccagcaggTTAAGGGTAAGGATTACTCTCTTGTCTGGGGCTTGGGAAGCTGCACCTTTAGTATTGTGTCCAGTCTTGAGACTCGCAGGAAAGGACAGACATTGACCTACCAGAAGAAGTTAAGTGGAGGCTACTAAGATAGCTGAGGCTGGAGCACATGGAGCACAAGACAGGCTGAGACCTGGGCTTGTTCAGCATGAAGAGAAGGTTAAAGGGGATGTTATTACTGTCTTCAGCTACCCAATAGGAGGGCATGGAGAAGACCAAGACAGGCTTTTCTTGGagttgcacagcaaaaggaCCAGGGGCAATGGGGTAGAGCTGCATCCCAAAAGGGTAGTTAAGCACCAGAACAAGGGCCTGGAGAGGTAAGGAACCTCCCTCCTTACTGATATTCAAgttggccctgctttgagctgAACCTGATGATCTCACGATGCCCTCTTCAGCCTCAGCTACCCTGTGATTCCACAAGCAGACTAAAGACAAAGCCACCACCAAGAGTCCAGAGTGCACCCGCTCAGCCACACGTGACTTGAGTGCACGGTAGCCTTGAGCCACCTACTCCACAGCCTGCATAACTTATCTCCATATTTTCAGATAAGCAAGGCTGTAAAGCCATAAAGTGCTCCAGGACAATCCACGATTAAAAGatgttattaaaaaagatacagaagaacATCGGGTATCAATCCTGCAAAGGTCAGGAACCAGGACAACGAGCTCAAAGGGCATTTTAAataccaagaaaagaaaaagctcaggCACTAGCCTTGATCCACAGAAAAGACAGGCTCATGCAGGGCCCCGGAGAGGCACTGCTCTGCCAACCACAGCAATCACCTCCCCAGCCCAGACAGCCATGCCAGGCCATCCCAACAAGCTGCAAGAAGTGACATACCCTCCCTTGACCGTAAGCCCTGTCATTACCTGCCTCCAACTGGCCATACGCAACCCAACACCTCCCCCCTCACTACAGCATTTCTTCACTCTTCAGAGGGTGCGATGAAGCAACCCTTCCGAGGGTGCGAGGAGGGATTTCTGCATAGCAGTGCGGTATTTTGGAGGCCGTGGTTAGACCTGGGCACTGGGAACCGACACACTCCTCATTTGAGGAAGCTGCGGTTAGAGAGAAATGAGGCTGGAAAAGTCCTTAGTCATTCTGTAACTCAATTCCGAACACGTTCATCAAATCTGTTCTAGAAACCTCCAGGCAATGGCTACAGCCAAGGAAgggtgcagcagctctgccacaaTCCTCGCCTTGTCTCCCACGCTGCAGGCAAACTCCATGACTTCTCGCCCACAGCCCTCAtaaccagctcctgcagcctttTACTGCCGGGGAGAAAACCCACAGGCAAAGCAGGATGggcaaaacattaatttcaagAGCAAACCTTCATCCTTCACATACAGTTTAACGCATGGGAATACAGTGGTCAAGGCTTTAGCCCAAGTATCCCAGCCCTTACTTCACTTTAGATAACCCATTTCCAAGTCCAATATTTACAGCCTCCATCAAATGTTCTGCCAGGGAACAACACGCACAAACAACCAAGCGTTTTGTGGGCTGAGTCACAAGGACCACAGCACGccttccccaggcacagcccgCAGGAGCCCTGCCACGTGCCCGGGCTTCCCCAGGCACTGCTTCCAAAGGGCTATTCTCTTCCcaccatctgaaaaaaacccacagtttttttcagagaagtacTTTGACAGAAAGCATGGACACTACTAGAAACTTGCAATTGAAATAGGATCTTCCTGTAGCCTCACGAGTTACAGAAATCCTATTAACCTCTTCtaaggcagcagcatcctttaGATGATCTCCCGCTGAGATCTCCCGCAGAAGCCCCTGGGCAGCATTACAGGTCAGCAGATGTCATTACAGGCTGTGGCATGACCTGGTGCCCTGCAGAGCCCAAGATCTGGATCTGACCTGCTTTCCACCttcaggagaagcagcagcctttcATCCCCTCCATACCCCACTTCAGCTCACGGATGGAATTCACGTCTACCGTGCTTGGCACGGTAGGATTCAGACCTCCCTACAACACAGACACATTTTTACACCAGCCCCATCCCTCCTCGCTGAGAGCGGGGACCTGGCAGAGCTCCCAGCCCCTGCATGGGATGAGACAAGGCTCTTGGCAGGAGCAGGACCTTCTGCCACGGTGCCAACAACATCCAGCAGTTCAGTCACCACACAGATCCAGCATGAATCAAAGTCCATGCActcaaattgaaaaaaaaaaacacatagcaataattaaagcaaaaacaggctctattttttttaaatctttgctttctccagAGCCCCAGCTGCGCCACTTTACAAGGTCAGCATGGGGAAGCCCACCGGCGACTGAAATTTCGAGTCCAGCCCAAATCCACTTCAGCAGTGGGGAAGAGGCAGCAAGCCACGCTGTGCCATTTTGGGCAGCTGCTAATGGAGAAGacgggctggggaaggggacaggCACCCCCAGCTCCAATTCTCACTCTCGTCTCCTGCGGGATTTCAAGCCAGCAGAGACACCAAAGAGAAACCGTTGAACTTCAGAGGGCGCGCAGGCAAACCCAGAGAAACTGCGCAGCCGCAGGATGACTTTCCAAGAAGCTTCACGGCACCAAAGCCAACCCTCAGCCACGGCTCCGCACCAAGCGCGGGAGGTGCTGCCCTGCAAGCGGTACCTCTGCCGTACGCAGAGAGGAGCTTCTCGCCAGCTCCTCCTGGCCTGTCAGCACCACGTCCTGCCACACAGGCACCTCAAAGCTGTGTCGTAAGAAACAACAGAGATGGGTTTTTTCCAGGACTTTCTCAAATAATCCCAAGTGGAGCAAGCTGGAAAAGGCATTTGTTCTCAATGTTCTCAGTGCTTACATGCTTCACACTTCTTGCCCCAAAGGCAAGAGAAACAGCTTGCATTTCTCTTCTGGGATGAATACAGAGCTGTGACACTGAGCAACCACTTGCCCCTGGGGACAGACCAGCAcgcagcccagccagctgctgcaacAGCCACCAACCCCGGCAAGAGGAGGAATAACGCCTCCAGGTAAGCCAGTACAGGGTCAGGCCACGTGTATTTCCACAGGGCCCCAGCCAGTGACCAGAGCATCTCAAGAGGCCTTGCCAGACCCCCAAGGAAGACAGACAGGTttggggagctgcagagctcagccccCGTGGGAAGGAAGGGGTACATCCTCACGGCACCAGCGCTCACAGGCAAAGCGTTGGCTCAAGACGAGCTGCATCCAGGCACAACGTGGAGCCCAGGAGTGGGAGTTTGAGCTCCAGGGCTGCAAACAAGGAACGCAGCCCATGTGTGGAGACATGACATCTCACACCCCTCTGGGACGTCCCAGCTCTGGGTTAGTTTTCCACGCACTTTATTTCAGGCAGAACAGCAGTTTTTGCATGGGATACAAATACAGCCACACCGGCGTCGTGTTCAACGTCTGCCAGCCAGAGCACTGCTTAGACCCCAAAAAGAGATCACAAGGCTCCAAGAaaaaggcaggagctgcacTAACCAGGCAGGGACCACCAGGGACCCCAAGGAAGCAGGCTGACCTGCAGAGCCAAGACCAagctcagaggcagcagcaacGAGCCTCTCTCCACCCCATACATCAGACAACCCTTGCCAAGTTCCTTTGGACAGTTCGGCTACGGCAGGGTGTACCCTTCCCCAGGCTCACCCAGGTTAGTCCTACAGAGCAACgttccctgctgcctcccctctcccGCCTCCATGGTCAGGACCCTCCCTTCCttaccccccagccccccacccaccACGAGGACTCACCAGCAGTTGGGCAGGTTGAGCGTTATGCTGGCCTGAATGTTCTCCCCGAAGCGCAGGTACCCCAGGACGCTCAGGCTGATGTACAAAACGGTGACAATGGTCATCCCCACATAGAGGATGACTGGGAACTGCCGGGGGTTCTTCATCTTGTTTTCCAGAGGCAGTACCTGTGAGAGCAGGAGGATGACAATGACAGAGCTGCAGGTTGCCCCCGTTTCTCTATATCactcagccccagaaagcaggaggagcagccccaCGGCCAAGCACAGCCCCCCATGCCAGGGACAGGATGGTCACACGTGGAGCCTGGAGAATCCAGCTGAAAAAGCCACTGTACTGGAGATCTCATTCCTGTGCTCCCATCCGAGACCTTCGTGCTCAGCATGGCAAGTCTTGGGCAGGGTCACCGATGCCCTTGCCTTAACGAAGGgacctgctccctgcccttgACCAGAGCTGGTACCTGGCATCTTGGGGCGATGCCATCCACTCCATACCTTGGTTGCATTACACtctgcaccccagcacagcacagcaccatcATGCTACATTGTCTTAAGTTTCCCCAGCAGACCCTAGCAAGACCAAGACACTTTCTCTTCTCCTGCCAAGTTTGTCCAGACAGTTTTCACCCAGACaggacaataaaaaaaaaaaaaaaagcaaaaggaaggacAGAGGCAAGTCCCTCACCTCTACACTAGTATcacttgctttcagaaatacagggCTTCAGCAAAGATTTTTATAGCTGTCCTTGGGTGGTGGGGATTTCAAGAAGAGACACAGTAGCAGAGCTGGTAAGGAGGCTGGaccagaaaagcttttatttggTTCTCCATCTCCAACTCATGCAAGGAAGGCAGCGCTGGTGCCTTACTGCCAGCAAGAGCCCTCTGCCCGGGGCACAGCATTCAGTAAACATTCCTCCTGTAATGGATTTGgccctctgcagccctgtgttTACACAGCCAGCTTATATTAagagatgaaaacatttttcctcctttgaagGGAGCTCCTGGAAGCAACCCACAACATCTTAGGGAACCATTACGCTCTccacccacccagccagctttttttCACAGACACAGACAGTCTATTTACAGCATCTTGTATGAAAGGCACATGTAAATCCAGCCCCACGGCAGGCTGGGGCCACGCGGCTGCCGAAGGGTGATCTCTGTGTCTCTGCAGCAGAGTAGGAAGGAACAGATCACATTTTTTTATGTCATGCTTTTTGGCCCCCCACTTAGGCAGCCTCAGGATCCAGCCTGCTTAACAAGACTGAGGATGACTCCTTGTCCACAGGTCATCCAGCAGAGCCCaaggcagctgccagtgcaGTTCCCAGCAGAGCCCAATCTACTGCCAGACACAGCCACCTTCAAAGCAGCAACCAGCTCTGAGGTTTGGAGCATGTGCTCTTCCAGCCTCAGATGGAAGCAACAGGGTTTGACCCAGGAGATAGCCTGGAGGCTAAAGCTAACAGCATCATCCAGAATTTGGGCTACTGTCCGTGAAGTTAACCTGCAAATACAGCTGCAACAGAagagcaggtgctgcagcaagCCCGAGCACGGGCTGAGCAccctgtgcaggcagccccaCCGCCACACGCTGAGACTTACCACCCCGATGCCTTCAAAAGCAAAGACTGCAGTGCCAAAAAACAGAGGGTAGGTCTTCCAGGCTGCTGCTAGAGGCAGGTCACTGGCATCAGGAATGTCCTGGAAAAAAGCCCACACAGAGTTCAGATACAAGGAATACGGGGAGGACCCGGCTTGCTCCCATTGCTCCCTGTTGCAGCCCCATGCCACAGGGAaagccctggggagcagagggtaATTACTGCACCCATGGGAATGAGCAGCGCTCCACAGCGTGCGAGCACCCCACTGCCGAGCTCTCTCCACCTGCCAAAAGGCAGGACATCACAGAAATGACAGAGGGAAGCCATACACACGTCACGTACCCTGGCGATGTACTGGTAGATCACAACGAGGCTGACAAGCATGGCCACGTTGGCCAGCAAGGAGAAGATGGACAGGACCTTGAGGTTCTGGATGAAGGTAAGCAGCACCAcaaaaggcaggagggaaagcaTGTATAGCCGGGAGTCCATGGTGGGGGTCATGATGACTGTCCTGTTCAAGCTGCAGTCATTGGTGGTCCCATTTGCTGTAGATACGACCTGGGGAAGCACACGAAGGCTTGATGAACCCCGTCACACAGGTTTGAGAACCACGGATCTTGGCAGCCCATCCCAGGTGGGTCAGAATACTACCCCATCAGCTCACTTTCAAACACAGCTAGTCGattaaaatcaaagcaacaCCGGTTTTCAGGTCGTTTCAAAGCAAATCCCCGTTACTTTGCTAGAAGCACGGATGGGACTAGCTACAGCACCTGAGCTGAGGCAGAAAAACCTCCCCGAGCCCAGGCTTGCTGAGCACGCAAACCTGGCAGCCGAGCACGCCAAGGATAGAGGTTGGGTTGCGCTGCCCATGTGGCCAGTTGAGAAGAAAGAGGCTCTAAGTGCTATTTCCTCAGCGGtccttttcctcttgctgcaCCACATTGCAATCAACATCACACACCCCTTCAGTCACCCAGTGGCCTGCTCCCATGCAAGGACATCTGGAAGCTACTGTTGGCCCCCAACTTTGCTTTCTTCACAGGGAATCACCCTTTCCTTGGGGTCTTTCACTCCAAAGGCACTCCAAGCCTTGTGCTCACCTCTAGAGACAGTTCTGCCCCAGGAACCAGGTGGCTGAGCCATCCCTCCCAAGAGCATAGGCATGCTGTGGATCACCAACACAACCACGATCAAGCTGGTTCGGTTGCCAGGTGCCGTCTGGCCACTGCAGCAAAGGGCTGCCTGCAAATTAATTTCACCTGCTCCAGAGCAAGTCCTGCCCCACAGGAGAGGCTAAAGAGCTTCCACACACATCAGCATCCTCCATGGgagagagcagcacagagccacGCACCCATGGGGCAGCACTGCTCGagctccagcctgccctgcctttccccagcttGCTCCGAAGCCATTTTTCAAACCAAAGCTCTACCCGGCACAGCAGCGCCTTGCCCAAGGTACCACCTTCACCATAGCTCCCCATCTAACATGCAATTTCCcaccacaaaaagaaacaagcaacattcccctctccccaggcaAAGAATTCCAAAACTGAAGCCAAGAGGTTTCCCAGCTGTGGCCTAAAATGTGTTGGATTTGCAGGTTTTTGCAAATTTCCCTTACGGCTTGAGCCAGCCTTCAGTCTCTGCTGCCAGGGGCCAAGCagaaagaatcacagaatcattcaggttggaaaagaccttcaagatcatcaagtccaacggttaacccaggactgccaagcccaccactgaaccatgcCTCTAcgcaccacatctacacattttttaaatgcctccagggataGTGATTTCACCATGTCCCTGGCCAGCCcattccaatgcttgaccaccccttcagtgaagaaatttttcctcaaatCCAACCCAAGCCCAccctgaaacagcagcaagggGCCAtttgtggggagcagggggccagcagcagcccagccctgtgcaCGCACCCTGCTTGCTCTGGCTCTCAGAGCTGTTGGCATCAGATCACCGACATTCACCCGTTTACTCCTCCTGGCCATCCCACAGGACAACACAAGGAGaatctccccagctgctgctcccagagcGGAGGCAGAGCCCACTCATCCTCTGCCGCCCACTAGCAGAGCCCCACCTTGCTCCCATGGGAGCCACCTCTGGAGCTGATGGGCATCAGGGAAGAGCTGCTAAAGGGCACAGCCACAGTAGTAGCAATCAGACCACTGCTGCAAGAGACGGCAGGAACACAGAGGGGAACAAAGCTGAGCAGTGCCTGCAAGGCACCAAGCTGGTGGAGGCTGGGAATTCATTATTCCCAGTTTCTGGCAGCACGGGAGCCAGCCAAGTAGTTCAGagtttctgtttatttcctcCTGACACCCAGCAGAAGGAAACTCTTTCCCTAAAGATGTAATTAAGCTCCAGAGCCATGAGATGAGGAAAGAAACTGGAATGCAAACAGGTccaagaaaggggaaaaaaaaaaaaaaaaaaaaaaaaaaaaagaggttcaCAGCAGGTCCTCATATCCATGTTACCATCTACGCAGAGTATCAATAAACCAGTTAACTGAGGTGGGCAAGACATCAAAGGCACAGTCCCTCTGCCGTCACCtctctcctgccctccctcaCTAGGAATGGCCCCCGCGTCCCCTCACGACACAGGGGAAAttccagcacctctgcacaCACAGCAAAGTCACAGCAACTCTCAGAAAAACCTGCCCTGTTCAAACAGGAAAACCGATCCTCCGAAATACTCGGGCAGTGGAGCAGTACCTTCCTGAGCAGCATCAACTGTGGAAACCAGAGCTTTACTGGAGAACAGGGCTGTGAAACAGGAGCGAAGAACAGCCCAAGCCCCTCCGCACCCCCTCTTGCCCTCCCCTGGCTCACGGAGGAGGCAGTCAGTCTAACCTGCTTCAGGTTGTCAGCCAGAAAGACGAAGTACACGCAGCAGAATCCCAACTGAGTGATGATCAGGAAAAGTCCCACTATGtgcctaaaaaagaaaaaaagacagtttgtTAGCCAGGCCACACAGAAATAAGAGCCCACTGGGGCTGCTCAGGGCGATGCTGCTCTCCCCAGGGGTTCAGGTGTGCGGGTCAGAGCACCCTCAGCTCGCTTCTCCTCGATGATCAGGAGAGAGGACCGTATCTCCATCTAACCTTACAGACCTCAGGCTCCCTGGCCTCCCCCTCCCGTCCCCTCCATAGGGTCAGGACCAGCCTCAGGAAAGTCTGCTCCTTGGTTTTAGCACCTCCAGTCTGCTGCTGAATTGTCACAACTGGACACAACGCTCCCCAGGCACAGGAACAGGTGGATTTTCCCAGCATCTGATGTGCAACAAACTGCATGATGCAAGGTACCCACAGGGCTGGTGGCGTCCCTAGGAGCAGCCATTAGACATGCCCACTGCCTAACAAGATGGGTCAGCACCGCAGTACACGTTATTTACACCTTTGTTAAGCTGCGGAGGCTTCCTTTAGTACAAGCCACATCTGACTGGGGACAGGACTGGGTCACAGACCTCAGTGTTACCCCCTGGGGGACACCGGGCACTCATGGTAGGTGAGCCACGTAACATTTTACGTCACTTGTGGTCATTTGCCGACACAGCTCAGGGACCAGACAGCTCTTctgtcccagctgctgcacacgCTGGGTTTCAAGGCAAGTCCCCTGCCTGCAGCGGGGGAACAGGTACCTTCCCCAGATGGCACGTCTCCGCAGCCACGCGCTGGGAGTTGACTCCAGGCCATACATCACAGCACCTCCATAGTCCACAAACTGCTTCTGGAACCTGTccagagaagaaagagagaaaggacaTCATATCAGCCCTGTCTGCTGGTTCTCAAGGCAAATGATGCCATTAATGGGAAAACAGTTCCTGTGGAAAAGCCTAGGAGCGCTTCCCAACTGAGGCTTTGGCACAGGCacctggctgctgggaagctTCAGAAAAACCACCGGGTttctggggaaggaaggaagagctgtaggagcagcagtgctgagcaggggAGTTGCTTCTTACCTGTAGCAGAAGTGATGGGCGCACTTCACCAGGATGCCCATGCAGTGCACAGCCACGACTCCCATCACCAGCAGACTCAGAGGACCCAGCTGCGGGGGAAGAGAGGGAGCAGGCTGCACTCTGATGgccagaggcagagctgcaccGTAGGTTTTACTCCCAGACAAAACTTCACAGGCTCGGTGAGCTGAAACACGGCTGTAGGCTGAACCACAGCTCAGGTGTTGCTCCCAGGAACCAGCCCCCCAGGACTAAGAAACCTGACAGAGCCACGAGCCTGGCAGGAACGATGCAAACGCAGCACGTTGGGGCAGTCTGGATacagcaaagcacagccagGATTGTTTTCCAAACTCTCCTGCACATCCCTATTACACAGGTGACAAAAAGGTCGTGGTCTGGGCAAAGGaaggaagttttcttttttaattctctttatttttcaatcCAAGCTGCATTGCTGGGCAAGGAAACAGAGAGCGGAGCAGCACGGTGCCCCCACCTCTCACACGGAcggcagctgctggggcacaATGCAGACACAGGGGAGCTAAGCGCTGGGGAGATGGGACAGTGACCAGGATCTGCTGTTTGACCTCCAGGCACAACCTCAGCCCtcaagcagcaaagctgcatcACGTCCACTGACCTCGACGCCTGGGCCAGCCCACGTGAAACCCCACAGAGGGAACCACACCACCATCTCCAATCGCCAGCATTAACTGCTGACTGATGGGGCTCGTCACAGACGCACTGTGCTCCTGGGGCCCTCGGGAGGCACGCAGCACACTCAGCACAGACCTGCTGAGACAAACCCAGGGGGAGGCCAAGCTGAACCTGCCCTGACCAGGGTGAGGGGATGCCCCCCAAGCGCAGCACAGAGCATTTTGGGAGAAAGGGCCTGATGTCGCAGGAGCCAGGGAGGTAACACCCAGCTGGGTGCGGAGGCAGGGAACCAGCACCCTGCCTAACCCCCCCAGAGAAAACCACAGCCCCAGCTCATACGCTGAACCCCTGGAGACCAGCTAGCACAATGCAGGAGCAGGAAGAACAGtctcagcagcaaagcaagccaCAGAGCCCAGGGTGCAAAAACCCACAAGCTGCTGAGCACCAAGAGGTATCTCAGCAGGGAATCCAGCCCCAACACCAGCCACGCAAGCTGCCCTGAGGTCACTCTGCCCCACGACCTCCTGCACAGCAGGGCCAGAGCTGCCTTACCAGGATGCCGGCGTTCTTCACAGCCaaaggcagccccagcagccccgtACCAATATTCCCCTTCAGGAGATGGATCAGGGTCTGGTACCACCTGAGGGAGAGAAGATGCAGAGATTACCATCGGCAGATGCCTGCACCCAGACCACACACAGTCTCAGCCCTGTGGGTTGAGCTGCTGTTGGAGGTCATGCAGACATGGAGGTCTGGATCCTGTTCCCAGGACCCAGCTCAGCCCACTGGGACTGAGGAAGGACCAGAGGCAAAGTCTCAATGAACAGATTTTGAGTGGGCATTTGTAAAACCAGCTTCAAGGCAAAATTCAACACGAGTGCAGGTCGGCACCAAGGGGCTGCACAAGAAGAAAGTCTCTGAGTTGAAGAGATCAGCCTCCCTTGGGCAGAGACAGCATCCTCTGCCCACCTGGGTGAAGAAGGCACAAGGAAGCCCCCAGGGCACGGCTGCAACATGCCCAGGTACCCTCTGAAGCTGAACATGCTGTTTGCTCGCCACAGCTCCCCATCGAACCAAGCTCGAGTGGGGGAATATTGGGAAAAGCATCA
The Falco cherrug isolate bFalChe1 chromosome 8, bFalChe1.pri, whole genome shotgun sequence DNA segment above includes these coding regions:
- the LOC102050632 gene encoding proton-coupled amino acid transporter 1, with translation MSTRRLRSEDYNDYSSTDVTPEGSPPGGMNGFAHPESYQRFGETNGTTWYQTLIHLLKGNIGTGLLGLPLAVKNAGILLGPLSLLVMGVVAVHCMGILVKCAHHFCYRFQKQFVDYGGAVMYGLESTPSAWLRRRAIWGRHIVGLFLIITQLGFCCVYFVFLADNLKQVVSTANGTTNDCSLNRTVIMTPTMDSRLYMLSLLPFVVLLTFIQNLKVLSIFSLLANVAMLVSLVVIYQYIARDIPDASDLPLAAAWKTYPLFFGTAVFAFEGIGVVLPLENKMKNPRQFPVILYVGMTIVTVLYISLSVLGYLRFGENIQASITLNLPNCWLYQAVKLLFSFGIFFTYAVQFYVPAEIVIPPLVARVSERWGLLVNLLLRVALVSVTCVLAILIPRLDIVISLVGSISSSALALIFPPLLEIATYYTEGMHPLVIAKDVVISLFGFVGFAVGTYAALVELAAPVPAVVNATSAVVQ